gtaacccgttttaatctgtcttgtttgataacataaacattgggggttaatacgaccgtgtcctggatatcctcggctcatttcatttgaaaatggccacgacctatgcacggggtgtaggcatacacctgacagatgcaaatgctaaaataaCCCACATGTtcgggataactcctttgtgggttctataagtggtgagtcggttaatcatgaccggcttccaaaccggccccaaatgtatgacaaacatataaaactgtatacaagattatctttaaataattatcccaagttataaatgatttgtgccatgtgcacaTAAATcaaattttcataaatgttttcaaaagagtcagttaattgtatttaccagtgaaaactgacatattttcaaaagactaagtggcaggtactactcgtaataggctgggagttgctcggtGTCGAAAAAGAGGATCTTGTAAATCCTTAAAGATGCCTAAAGTCTGCTAAGCTTCATTTTATACATTCTGTATAGATCCACCTGTGGATTTAATATTACAGGCTcgtctataataaatactttgatattttcagacaATTGAGTTTGCAATAATATTTTTATactccaagacttccgctgtgctatatctGTGTTtaattgtctatgatgatatcaactacgtcacgatactccccaccgggcccaccggtgatatgtgtaaatatcggggtgtgacaaaaattttgtaaaatattatacgaataagaaaactaacagAAGTACTATACCGTATATCAAGAAAGGATTTATAAACTAACATAAACGAGTACCACATTGCAAATTGTCGTCGCCACCGCAGCAATGTGCGGGTTAcctactagtatatatatatatatatatatatatatatatatatattagaattACACTATATATAAATGAGTATTTTATTCTCATTAATATGATAtagtattgctatagttttttaattaaaaacctGACATGTTACATGATTACAGTGTTTAACGATGAGTAATAACTGAATCATTAACCGAAATCAACAAAAAATTGAGTTAACTGAAAACTGATTAACCGTAACCCAAAATTAACCAAAAGCGGTTATCAATTTATTTGTACTAtcatttaaccaaaattaactggcattcataatttcatatatttataacttttatacCTTCAGATCATGTAATTCATATTTATACCCTTATTTTATGAATTTATATCTCCATTTCATGTACCAATatatccatttcatgtatttaaaCCTAAGATGTATTTCTAATCAAAAGTTTTTAGCCCAAGTTTGGTTTTGTCTATTAACCAAAATTAAATGAATCAAGGAAAAACTGTTAATCTAATTGAATAAACTAAACTGATTAACTGaaaatggattggttaataaaacatattaACCGATGACCTCGATTTTGCTTGAGGATAATAATCTAAAAAACTGAAAAATGCACATCATGGCAATGTCTGTGTTTCCCGTCGCATCGCACGCGTACCTATCGGTTATTAACCAAAACCGGTTCTCGGTGAGCAATAACTACATCGTTAACCTAAACCAAATCGAAAATTGACAAAACCAAACCGAAAGCAACCAAAATATGAATTAACTGAAAACCGAATTAAGAAAAAACGGTTATCAATTTTTTTTGTACTCTCGTTTAACCAAAATTAGTTGAACCCAACCgaatcattcatattttcatatatttctaccTTTTATACCTCCAGttcatatatttcatatattatatctctatttcatatatttatactttcatttcatgtatttatacctctatttcatatatttctaagcaAATGTTTTAACTCAAGTTTGGTTTTTGCTATCAACTGAAATTAAATGAACCAAACCGAAAACCGTCAATCTAACTGAATTAACTGAAGTGATTAGCCGAAAACCGactggttaataaaatagactaacaaATGACTTTGGTTTCGTCTGCGGTTGAGGATAATAACCGAACCGACCGAGCCATGCACAACACAATTAAATGGATTACCCAATTATTTCGTTTTTGATGTATCTATCACAATAATActacaataaatattatatgaataaaaaaactaaaaaaacgaGTATCGCAATGCGATGTGTCGGTGTCGCTCCCGTTGCATTAGGGATGACAAAAAAGCccaagcccgacgggtatacccgaaacatACGGGCCGGGTATACCCGAAGCCCAGTGGGTATGAGTCAGGTACGGgcttaaaaatggaaaaaattcgggtatgggtacgggtatgggatttagtgatacccgCCCAATACCCGGCCCATTTACCCGAAAGTATCATACTAAAGATTTCCACATATATAAACTTAGTGCATGTACTTATTAACTTCTCTATAGTCATATGTGGATATGTATTTGACAATTGTTTAGTGAACATATaacttatttttgagcatgtataTTGGATATGGAAGCTATCAACTTTTATTATGTGGATGTTTTATGCAATTAGGTGGTCCTCATACAATTAAGTAATCATTTTAATTTAGTTTAGTATTTGTGGTCTAAATATGATATGTAAgttattaatcatattttcatttgttatagtcattaaaatagtaaattatataaacatcaaagtaaAATTGCACGTTTGTCCCAACGggtatttttaagaaattaacgggtatacCAAATACCCGTTGGTATGCCCAATACctgacgggtaattacccgaaaaATACCTGACGGGTAACGGACCGAGTATGGGACAAAGAATTACAACCAGGTACGGGCCTCGGATTACCAATACCCAACCCAAGCCCGGCCCAATGCCCTTCCTAAGTTGCATCGCACGGTAAATTAACAAAGAAGACTCATCCTCCGTATCATAGACTCATTCTCGAGAGCCCATACTCGTCCACACGGTGTAGCCTTCCCATTTTTAAATCACTGAAAACAACGTGAATCACACTTCGAGATACACCCGATCACGATCAACCAAAACCCACCATACAATTCAACTTATACaccaatctctctctctctctctctctctctctctctctcatccgATCCGATCATGTCTTCAACGTTCTCCGGCGATGAAACGGCACCATTCTTCGGATTCCTCGGAGCCGCTGCCGCACTTGTCTTCTCCTGTAAGTCGCACTTCAACGTGAATCAACCTCCTCGATCCATTCAATAACTTAACTTATTCCTTACATAAATCGCACCGATCTAGGGTTTTAGCGGTTCAGATTTGTATATATTCGATATtaggtttattattattattagccCATTAGGTATCCATGGTTCCACCGTATATTGTTGTGCAGGTATGGGGGCGGCGTACGGGACAGCGAAGAGCGGCGTTGGAGTGGCGTCGATGGGAGTTATGAGGCCAGAGTTGGTGATGAAGTCGATTGTGCCGGTTGTTATGGCTGGAGTGTTGGGGATTTACGGTTTGATTATTGCTGTGATTATCAGCACTGGTATCAACCCTAAGGCGAAATCGTATTACTTGTTTGATGGATACGCCCATCTTTCATCTGGTTTGGCTTGTGGTCTTGCTGGTCTTTCTGCTGGTATGGCTATTGGAATTGTTGGTGATGCTGGTGTCAggtaatttttgttttaatttgtaTGTATGTTTGTTAATGTGTTGTTAGTTTGATTGACATTAGCTGTGATCAGTGGTCAGtggtgaagcttgagatttccgaccggggggtcgaaaacatatataccaaaaatttctataaaaccaaggggtcaaaaacgtatataccaaaaatttctataaaaccaggggagtcgaaaacatatataccaaaaattttctatacgaaaactacatactctccactactgagcgaaaagttcggggggtcggccgtcCCCTCCCGCCCCGACAAAGCTACGCCCTTGTCAGTGGTGATTTTATATACTGTCAAATGGATGGAATTTATATCTCATTATGCTCCATTGCTGATAGTTGAATTAACGTGCTTTGTTTTTAAATTTGCGAGTGGCGTTCTGTTGCGTTTTGATCCTAAAAGCCGATGCGTAATGCCCGCAGTGTATCACAGATGCATGGTGTTTGCTAATAAAAATTACTAAGCCTTGTAACTCTGACAATGTTTAATTGAGATTTTCTGAATTCCGTATGTATGAAAAGGATCATACCTGTTATCTTAATATAGTATTTAAACTTTAGTCTCAATATAATCATGTCCAAAACTGAAAAGTTATATATACACACTTTAttacaaaataataaaagaaaaaagtGTACATTTGAGATTTTTAATCTgtgattttcttaatttttatgGCGATTTAATTTGGTGGCTTGTGCATATCAGGAGAATCTAAAGATACAATCTATTGTTTTCGTTTCTGCGTTTCTGCTGACTAGAAGAGTAGAAGACATCACATTAGTATTTACTATATACCATAATGTTTAGGAAGTAATATATACACTAATTGTATACCATAATGTTTAGAAGGCATCACATTAGTAATCTATTCATTTCTCATCTCATAATTTCAAACTATACTGTACAGTTCAAGTTGCATGATACACTTGGTTTATCTTTATCCGCTAGTTATGATCATGCTTTGTCATATTAATATAGTTGTTTACACTTTAGTCCCATGTATCAATCTGAAGTAGAAAAACATGAGATTTTAGAAATGAAAATGTTCTTGTCTAGAATAGAGATGCATCAGAGTTAAAGCAGGAGGCAAGCAAGAATTTGGCAGGAGATTTTAGAAATGAAAATGTTCTTGTGAGTAGTTAAGACCGGGAGGATTTGCTTTAGACCAACTTCAGACATGTAAATGGGTTGGATTGGGTTGATTAACGAGTTAAAATGGGTGTTATTTGCTACGGTTTGCGCACGGCTCTCTTTCTTTTTTTATGAAGAATTTTCCTGTTAAACAGGAATATatgattataaaataaatatagatcATCACAATAGTAATGCCTCAAATCGAAGGATCTAGTTGTATGCACAAAAAGTAC
This genomic stretch from Helianthus annuus cultivar XRQ/B chromosome 8, HanXRQr2.0-SUNRISE, whole genome shotgun sequence harbors:
- the LOC110873789 gene encoding V-type proton ATPase 16 kDa proteolipid subunit; the protein is MSSTFSGDETAPFFGFLGAAAALVFSCMGAAYGTAKSGVGVASMGVMRPELVMKSIVPVVMAGVLGIYGLIIAVIISTGINPKAKSYYLFDGYAHLSSGLACGLAGLSAGMAIGIVGDAGVRANAQQPKLFVGMILILIFAEALALYGLIVGIILSSRAGQSRAD